From Bacillus marinisedimentorum, the proteins below share one genomic window:
- a CDS encoding YigZ family protein → MLSTYYTVKGYGEHEINIQKSRFIGYVKRTETEEEAQAFIQEIKKKNWNANHNCSAYMIGEHDLLQKANDDGEPSGTAGVPMLEVLKKRELKDTTVVVTRYFGGIKLGSGGLIRAYGKSASEVINKAGIIEMKLMQVMELTIDYTLLGKLENDLRTSKFILKKVEYLEKVKIQVYIQSGEENLFTFWVDEHTNGLADVKKRQTKYLEFDV, encoded by the coding sequence ATGTTATCAACCTATTATACCGTAAAAGGGTACGGTGAGCATGAAATAAACATACAAAAATCACGGTTTATCGGATACGTAAAACGGACCGAGACTGAAGAAGAAGCACAGGCGTTCATCCAGGAGATCAAAAAAAAGAACTGGAATGCGAACCATAACTGTTCTGCATACATGATTGGTGAACATGATCTTTTACAAAAAGCAAACGATGATGGGGAACCAAGCGGAACAGCTGGAGTTCCAATGCTTGAGGTCCTAAAAAAAAGAGAACTCAAAGATACCACAGTTGTGGTAACACGTTATTTCGGGGGAATCAAATTAGGATCTGGCGGACTAATCAGAGCGTACGGGAAATCTGCTTCTGAGGTAATCAACAAGGCAGGAATTATAGAAATGAAACTAATGCAAGTAATGGAACTAACTATTGACTATACCTTGCTTGGCAAATTAGAAAACGATCTTAGGACTTCAAAATTTATTTTAAAAAAAGTGGAATATTTGGAAAAAGTCAAAATTCAAGTATACATCCAATCGGGTGAGGAAAATTTGTTTACCTTCTGGGTAGATGAACATACAAACGGTCTAGCCGATGTAAAGAAACGCCAAACGAAGTACCTTGAGTTTGACGTTTAA
- a CDS encoding LCP family protein has translation MGTKRTRRKLQRNKKFKRAFIIISIPLLSVVTYLSYITYQAFTTANTSYAELDRGEKSELRQNEVKVSTTPISVLLTGVENYSSNMGPGRTDTIVVVTFNPSEKTIKLLSIPRDTLVNISSYGEDKINHAHAFGGQDLTISTIEDFLDIPIDYYASVNFKGFTSIIDVLGGVNVNVPFDFWEKRYGTTEKIYFTEGAMHLNGEEALAYARMRKRDPRGDFGRSERQREIITSVIQKATVPSSLFKIENIREVIAKNLKTNFKVSEGIALAKSYPDFDTSQIEEIKLNGHDNYIDNVYYFVANEDSIDKVQSELKQHLELEE, from the coding sequence ATGGGAACAAAAAGAACAAGAAGAAAATTACAAAGAAATAAAAAGTTTAAACGGGCTTTTATTATTATATCTATTCCTCTTTTAAGCGTAGTTACTTATTTAAGCTATATCACCTATCAAGCATTTACAACAGCTAATACGTCTTATGCCGAGCTGGATAGAGGCGAAAAGTCAGAACTTCGGCAAAATGAAGTAAAAGTAAGCACCACTCCCATTTCCGTATTATTGACTGGTGTTGAAAATTATTCATCAAACATGGGTCCCGGCAGGACAGATACCATTGTCGTAGTAACTTTTAATCCTTCTGAAAAGACAATCAAGTTATTGAGCATCCCGCGTGATACCCTTGTTAACATCTCTTCTTATGGAGAGGATAAGATAAACCATGCTCATGCATTCGGAGGGCAAGATTTAACCATTAGTACCATCGAGGACTTTCTGGATATTCCAATTGATTATTATGCTTCTGTTAATTTTAAAGGGTTCACCAGTATAATTGATGTCCTTGGGGGTGTAAACGTTAATGTGCCTTTTGACTTTTGGGAAAAAAGATATGGAACAACCGAGAAAATTTATTTTACGGAAGGTGCAATGCATCTAAACGGAGAAGAGGCTCTTGCCTATGCGAGGATGAGAAAACGGGATCCAAGAGGGGATTTTGGCCGCAGTGAAAGGCAGAGGGAGATTATTACCTCTGTAATCCAAAAAGCAACAGTTCCTTCTTCTTTGTTTAAAATTGAAAATATCAGGGAAGTAATCGCCAAAAATCTAAAAACAAATTTTAAAGTTTCTGAAGGTATTGCATTGGCAAAATCTTATCCTGATTTTGATACAAGCCAAATTGAAGAAATTAAACTAAACGGCCACGACAATTATATAGATAATGTTTACTACTTTGTAGCGAATGAAGACTCAATAGATAAAGTTCAATCCGAGTTAAAACAACATCTGGAACTGGAAGAATAA